The following DNA comes from Sinorhizobium mexicanum.
CCGCTTCCTCAACGCGCTGCAGATCTTCAAGCTCGCCGTCAGCCTCGGCGGCACGGAATCGCTTGCGAGCCATCCGGCCGCGATGACCCATTCCGGCGTGCCGATCGAGGTGCGCCAGCGGATCGGCGTGCTTGAGTCGACCATCCGCCTGTCGATCGGCATCGAGCATCCGGACGATCTCGTCGCCGACGTCGCCAATGCCCTGACGACCGTGTGACGTTTGTCTAGGCGGGGCGCGATTTGAGCTCCGCTGAATGCGACAGGATGTTGACGATGTTGCCGAACGGGTCGCGCAGAAAGAACCGGCGCACGCCCCAAGGCTCGTCAGTGATATCGTAGACGATATCGGCGCGTTTCGCGCGTTGATAGACCTCGTCCACGTCATCCACCTCGATCGAGAGCGCCGGCACCGGCGTTCCCGATCCACCCTCGATGGCGAAGCTCACCTGCGGCATGGCGGAGCCGCCTTTCGCTGCAAAGGTGAGGATCCACCCATGATCCATCACCACCTCGAGGCCGAGGAGGTCGGTATAGAAAGCGCGCGCACGCGGCGGATCGGACGTCTGAAGATTGGACACGATGCGTCGGACTGCCATGCTCCCCTCCCGTTTCGCCGGCATTCGTCACCGGCTAAAGTATCCCGCTTTCAAGTAGAGTCACTAAAGCAGAAAGATGCTTTAGATCCAAAGTTCTAGAGCATCCTTTGGGCGTTCATTGAACGCCCGGCACTCTAGACCGCGCGAGTGTGATCAGCGATGCCGCCGCCATCCCCGCCGTCTCCATATAGCTAGGATCGCGATGGAGCAAAACGACGGCGAAACTGCCATCGAGGAGCAGCAGGACCTGACGCGCAAGCATGTCTGCGCCGTCGATGCCCTCCTCTTCGAGGCACTGCCGTAGCCAGTTCTCGAATTTCTTCTTGTGTGCGGCCCCGATGCGCATCGCCGGATGCCCCGGCATATTCGCCAGTTCGGCGGAGGTGCGCAGGAAGCCGCAGCCTTTCCACTTTGGATGGCGCGCGGCACGGGCGAGATTGCGGAAGATTCCGTCCACCCTCGTGGCGACGTCGCCCTCGGTTTCGGCAAACCATTTCTGGAAGAGCCTGAGGTTTGGCTGGTCGCGCCCCTCGAGATAGGCGGCGATCAACTCATCCTTGCTGTCGAAATGATAGTAGAGCGTGCGCTTCGTGACGCCGGCGGCTTCCGCTACCGCGTCGACGCTGACGGCGCGAATGCCCTCCGCGTAGAAAAGCCTGGCTGCGGCAGAAACGATACGGTCGCGGGTGGAAGGGGTCGTCATAGGTATACCGACTAGTAAATATACATCCGGTTATCGTTCGCCTAGCCTGCTTCCGTCAAGACCACGGGAGATAGCCATGTCCGATACAGTGCTTTTCGATGCCGCCGACGGCGTCGCGCTGCTCACCCTCAATCGGCCGGAAAAACTCAACGCGTTAAGCTACGAACTGATCGACCGGCTCCTTCACCTCCTCGACCTGATCGAGGTGGACGACACCGTCCAGGCGGTCATCCTCACCGGCGCCGGAGAACGCGCCTTTTCGGCCGGCGGCGACATCCATCAATTTTCCAACAGCGTGGCGCAGGGCGCAAACGCGGCCGTTCGCGATTTCGTGCGGCGCGGGCAAAGGCTCACCGCCCGGCTGGAAGCCTATCCGAAGCCGGTGATCGCAGCCGTCAACGGCCTTGCCTATGGCGGCGGCTGCGAGATCACCGAAGCCGTGCATCTCGCGATCGCCAGCGAACGGGCCCGTTTTGCCAAGCCGGAGATCAAGCTGGCCATGCCGCCGACCTTCGGCGGTACCCAGCGTCTTCCGCGCCTCGCCGGCCGCAAGCGCGCGCTCGAGTTGCTTCTGACTGGAGACGAGTTTTCCGCGAACCGGGCGCTCGAGCTCGGGCTCGTCAACACGATCGTGCCACACGACGACCTCATCGCTTCCGCCCGCGCGCTGGCCGCACGGATCACGCGACACTCGCCCCTTGCGATCGCCGCGATCATCACCGCGGTCACACGCGGCCTCAACATGGCGATCGGCGAAGGCCTGATGAACGAGAGCGAACAATTCGCACGCATGATACCGAGCCATGATCTCGCCGAGGGCCTTGCAGCCTGGAAAGAATGGCGCGAGCCGCACTACACCGGACGCTGACGCCGTTAAGAGCGCTGCACTAGCTTCGCGCGAAGCCGAGCACGAAGAGCGCCAGCGCTGCGATCGAGGCGAATGTCCGGACGTGGTTCCACCAGACCCAATCTGTCAGGTATCGCTTCTGCCAGATCTCTTGAGCCGCCTCTCCTGACGCGGCCGCAAGCGCATCGTTCAACGGCACATTGAAGACGATCGTCACCAGCAGTGTTCCGACGACATAGGCAACGCCGCCTGCCGCCAGCAGCCAGCTACCCTGCCCTCCAGAAAAGAAGGCCGAGGCGACGAGGATCAACCCCACAAGTGCCGTTCCCATGAAAGCAGTGAGAAAGATCGGATTCTGGATCACCTCATTGATGGCATTCATCGCGGCGATTCCCTGCTCGGGCGGCAACCGCGACAAGGCCTGCATGATGCAGACGGAGAAGATGAAGAACAGACCGGCCATCAGGCCGGAGCCGATGACAGCGGCGAAAGCCAGGGCGGGAATCAGGGCGACCATCGCACAACACTCCAGATATCGGCGACTACTGGCGAATATGAGCATTCCTCATATTTGCAAATGTGATAAATCCTCGTATTTTGCGAGTCAAGTGAAAATGTGAGCGATACTCATGACTGAAGAGCCTAATCCGGCCGCGGGACCAACCGAAGAACAACCAAGCCTCCGCCGCACGCCGAGCCAGAAGCGCAGCCGCGAGCGTGTCGAGCACATCCTTTCCTGCGCCAGAACGTTGATCGAGGGAAAGGGCAGCGACGCCATGCGCATGAGCGAGGTTGCGGAGATGGCCGGCATCTCCATCGGGTCGCTCTACCAGTATTTTCCCGACAAGGCGGCGATCGTGCACACTCTTGCCGAACGTTACAACGCCGCCAGCCGGGACTGCATCGCGAGCGAGTTCGCCAAAGTCGCCACGCTCGCCGAGTTGCGTAGCGCCTTTTCCGCGCTCGTCGATACCTACTACGATATGTTTCTCGCCGAACCGGTGATGCGCGACATCTGGTCGGCGATGCAGGCGGACAAGGCCCTGCGCAAAATCGAACTCGCCGAAAGCCGGGCGAATGGGCGCCTGCTTGCCAAAACCTGGGCAAGGGTTCGGCCGGAAACACCACGCCAGAGGATCGAGGACGCCGCCTTACTCATCATGCACCTTGGCGAATGCACGATGAGGCTCGCAGTCTCGGTCGACAGGTCCGAGGGGGACCGCATCGTCGCCGCCTTCAAGCACATGATCCTTCGCGAAATTGTCGCGGATGCAACTTGAGACGACGCAAGTTCAATTGACATCGCCCGCGACCGATCCTAATCATCTGGGATCGATTGGTTCCCGGAAAGCGAACGCGTTTCGGGAGTAAATGGGAACGTGACGGATGGACCCAAGCTGGGCATCTTAATCACGGCCGACCCCGCGACTGTAGAGCGGCGTGAATTTGCCGTTCCGGAGCGATCCGGAAGAAGCCACTGGGAAAGACCGCGAGGGCGGTTCGATCCTGGGAAGGCGAGGCAAATCCTTGGTGAAAACCACCTGACGCCGTGAGCCAGGAAACCTGCCAAGCGATGCGGGCATAGTGCCCAACCCGGGAAACGTCCCACGCCATCACGGAGGTTGTCATGGCTACGTCTACAGCTTCGAGCATTTCGCTCTCCCTCAACGATCGTCTGGTCGCAGGCATCTCCGCCCTGTTGATCGGCGCCTTCCTCGTCTTCGGTGCAGGCCTCGCAAATTCGGCCGTTTTGCACGACACGGCGCACGACACCCGCCATTCCTACGGCTTCCCCTGCCACTGATCGATGCCATGGAACGCACTACGGCGCCGCGCGTCTTATCGGACGCGCAAAGGACGCTGTAGCACTTTGAATTGCTGCATGTTTTTATCCTTGGATCGGCTACGCTTTGAGGAAACATGCAGCAGGCGTTCCATCTCGAACAAGAGCGGATCGTTGCTGCGGCGTATAGCACGCGGGCATGCTTGCCGTTGGGCATGTGCTCCGACGTGCTCCGCCGGCGTTTTGCATCCATGGAAAGTGGAAATGGCGCCAGCTGTGGCGTTTGCGCGGCGGTCGCGTGTCTTGAATGACGCGCTGCGCGTCGGGGCAGCCGCGCGCCGGATTGAGGAATATCGACAATGATCGTCAAGACACTTCTGGCCGCGATCGTGGCCGGGCTGATTGCCGGCGTCTTCATGACCGCCGCTCAGGAAATACGCGTCGTGCCGCTGATCCTGCACGCCGAGAAATACGAGGGCGAAGCGCCGTCGGCGGATCAGCCGACAACGCAGGAGCCCGCGGCCGCTGGTCACGACCAGCATTCGTCGCTGGACGGCGTGTCACCCGTCGGCGCGCTGCTTTCCCTGCTCTCGCCGGTTACGCCGGCCTATGCGCATGAGCATGAGGGCGAGCACGAGGAAGGCGGCATCATGTTCGGCTTGAGCCGCTTCTCCGGCACGCTTCTCGCCAATCTCGTGACCGGCGCCGGATTTTCGCTGCTGCTCGCCGGCGTCAGCCTCGTGATCGGCTATCCGATCACGCTCGCGAACGGGGCGCTCTGGGGCGCCTGCGGATGGCTCGCCGTCCACTTGCTGCCGGCGGTCGGGCTTCCGCCCGAACTGCCGGGCTTCCCGGCGGCCGAGCTCGGCGACCGGCAGGTCTGGTGGGCTGCGACCGTGCTGTTCTCGGCAGCCGGCCTCTATCTGCTGGCGCTGCGCCGCGAACTGGTCGCCAAGATCGCGGGTCTCGTGCTCATCGCCGCGCCGCAGTTCTACGGCGCACCGCAGCCGCTCGACATCTCCAGCAACGTGCCCGCCGTCCTCGGCGCCGAGTTCGCCGTTGCGGCACTCGCGACCACGCTCGCCTTCTGGCTCGTGCTAGGGGTGGTATCCGGCTTCATCAACGACCGGTTCGTCAAGGCGCACTAACGAAGACCGGATCAAGGCATCGCTCGAAAAAGCCTTCTCCCCGTCCCACGGGGAGAAGGTGAGCGTCAGGCGGACAAGGGTCAAACACTCACCCTGTCCGATCGCAAGCAGCCCCGAGCAAATGCGCCCGCAGCCGTTCGCGTCGAGCCTCGGGGTCGAGCAGCACGCAGCTGTCGCAATAGCTGCCGCCGTCGGTGCGATAGTAGAGGCAGCACCCGCCGCGTATCCTGTAGGTCCGCGAAAGATCTGTCCCATCCGCCGCGGCAACACCGATCGTCTCATAGCAAAGCGCCTCGGAATGGAGCGGTGACCCCGCACGCTTGACGATCGCCAGCGCCTGTGCGATCGCCTCTGCCTCCGTTCCGCGCCGTCGTCCGACTTCGAGAAAGGCACCGGCCAGACCGTCGGCCGCAAGCCGCCATTGCGCGCGCAGCGACAGGCCGCAGCGCCGCTTCAGATGAGCGATGACCGGCTTCAGATGAGCGACAAAGAGATCGTGAAAAAGCCTGTCGGCATCCTCTGGTTCGCTGCTGGAGACTTCCTTAAGTCGCATACAAAAATGAAATCGTCCGGCGTCAACGGCGCCCGCCTCGCGCGGACGCACGTAGTGCTCGAAGCGTAGCCCAGTCACGTGCGGGACACGACCGCAGCAGAGATAGATGGCGGTGGCCGCGAGGCTGAGCTGATGGCTATAGAAGGCGATGAGATGCGCCGCCCGCACCTTGTCGTCCATCCCGGCGGCGAAACGGTCCTGATAGGCAAGACAGGTCTCCAGATCGCGCGATCCCTCGGCCCAGAATGCCGACGGCAGTCGCACGTCCTCGTTCAAGATCAGCGAGCAGGCAACCTCGGGAAACGCGGCTTCGAACCAGGCGACCGCGGCCCTCGCCTCCCCCTCGCCCTGGGCGTCTTCCGGCTCCAACTTCGGCGCCTTGTCCATTCCGTCTCCGTCGCGCTCAGACTTGCGGGCCGCCCGCCGACAGCCAGCCACCCTCGAAACCGGCCCGGCGCAGTCCGCAACCAAAGGCAGGGGTGCTGCGTGTGATATCCCAGAGCAATCCGCTCCTCCAGTTCTCGATCAACATGACCACCAGGCCCTGGTCAAGTCCGACGACCCTGTCGTCCACCCAACCTTCTGGGCCCTCGCCTGGCAAGCTCGGATTGAAACCACCTGGAAGGCGGTCATCGCTGAGCAGCGCCGGATAACGGGAAAGCAGGTGGTCGAGGCCGCCAAGGCTGGCCTCCGGCTCGAAGGGCAGGCAGGCAAGCGGCGCCCAGGGCACGAGTGTCCCGTCGTCGGCTCCGAAGGGCGCGCCGCGTGCCGCGTAGCCGAGCATTCTTTGCCAGCGGCCGTCACGAAGCCGCAGCCGGCCCTTCGGCGCGTGGCAGGCGCTGAAGCCCCAGAGGTCGCGGCAATAGCCAGCGAAGGCGCCAGGATTTTCCTCTGCATGCGAGCGCTGGAACGCAATCGCGCGACGGGTATTTTCAAAGTAGTCGCTCCCCGCCTTGCGCATCGCAGCATCGCGAATGGCGCGAAAATCGATCCAGGAATGAGGAAAGAGGTGGATGAAAAGCGCGCCTGCATGAAGGTGCCCGGCGCCTCCGATCGACAGCCACTCATGAGCCGCGGTGAAGGCGTCGTAATTCTCGGGCGCGATCGCGTGGCGCGGCGCGGCAAGCGCCAACGCATAGAGCAACAGCGCCTCGCTATATCCGCGCCAGCGATGCCTGAGAAAGCGACCAGGCGGCCGCCAGCCCATCGTCAGCGTGTCGCCACGATTGAGCGCCCATGCCCAGTCCGCCCGCTCGAAGAGCCGTTCGGAAAGGCTGCGGACCTCCGTCTCGACTTGCCTGCGCTCCGCGAAATAGGCAGCCGCCGTCAACATCCCAGCAAAGAGCAGCGCGCTGTCCATCGTCGAAAGCTCGCAGTTCCAGCTGCGCTCGCCGGTGCGCATATCGAGGAAATGATAGTAGAGGCCACGGTAGCCTGTCGCGCGCCTATCACTTGCCTGCCTGCTGGCCGCGAGAAAACGCAAAACCGTCAGCACGCGACGCGCAGCCTCGGCACGGCTGATCCAGCCACGCTCGACCGCGACCGGATAGCAGGCAAGGCCGAAGCCTGTGGCGGCGACGCTCGATGGCGACCCCTCCCGCG
Coding sequences within:
- a CDS encoding VOC family protein encodes the protein MAVRRIVSNLQTSDPPRARAFYTDLLGLEVVMDHGWILTFAAKGGSAMPQVSFAIEGGSGTPVPALSIEVDDVDEVYQRAKRADIVYDITDEPWGVRRFFLRDPFGNIVNILSHSAELKSRPA
- a CDS encoding TetR/AcrR family transcriptional regulator, with product MTTPSTRDRIVSAAARLFYAEGIRAVSVDAVAEAAGVTKRTLYYHFDSKDELIAAYLEGRDQPNLRLFQKWFAETEGDVATRVDGIFRNLARAARHPKWKGCGFLRTSAELANMPGHPAMRIGAAHKKKFENWLRQCLEEEGIDGADMLARQVLLLLDGSFAVVLLHRDPSYMETAGMAAASLITLARSRVPGVQ
- a CDS encoding crotonase/enoyl-CoA hydratase family protein; protein product: MSDTVLFDAADGVALLTLNRPEKLNALSYELIDRLLHLLDLIEVDDTVQAVILTGAGERAFSAGGDIHQFSNSVAQGANAAVRDFVRRGQRLTARLEAYPKPVIAAVNGLAYGGGCEITEAVHLAIASERARFAKPEIKLAMPPTFGGTQRLPRLAGRKRALELLLTGDEFSANRALELGLVNTIVPHDDLIASARALAARITRHSPLAIAAIITAVTRGLNMAIGEGLMNESEQFARMIPSHDLAEGLAAWKEWREPHYTGR
- a CDS encoding DUF1772 domain-containing protein translates to MVALIPALAFAAVIGSGLMAGLFFIFSVCIMQALSRLPPEQGIAAMNAINEVIQNPIFLTAFMGTALVGLILVASAFFSGGQGSWLLAAGGVAYVVGTLLVTIVFNVPLNDALAAASGEAAQEIWQKRYLTDWVWWNHVRTFASIAALALFVLGFARS
- a CDS encoding TetR/AcrR family transcriptional regulator, with product MTEEPNPAAGPTEEQPSLRRTPSQKRSRERVEHILSCARTLIEGKGSDAMRMSEVAEMAGISIGSLYQYFPDKAAIVHTLAERYNAASRDCIASEFAKVATLAELRSAFSALVDTYYDMFLAEPVMRDIWSAMQADKALRKIELAESRANGRLLAKTWARVRPETPRQRIEDAALLIMHLGECTMRLAVSVDRSEGDRIVAAFKHMILREIVADAT
- a CDS encoding CbtB domain-containing protein, with amino-acid sequence MATSTASSISLSLNDRLVAGISALLIGAFLVFGAGLANSAVLHDTAHDTRHSYGFPCH
- a CDS encoding CbtA family protein; protein product: MIVKTLLAAIVAGLIAGVFMTAAQEIRVVPLILHAEKYEGEAPSADQPTTQEPAAAGHDQHSSLDGVSPVGALLSLLSPVTPAYAHEHEGEHEEGGIMFGLSRFSGTLLANLVTGAGFSLLLAGVSLVIGYPITLANGALWGACGWLAVHLLPAVGLPPELPGFPAAELGDRQVWWAATVLFSAAGLYLLALRRELVAKIAGLVLIAAPQFYGAPQPLDISSNVPAVLGAEFAVAALATTLAFWLVLGVVSGFINDRFVKAH
- a CDS encoding IucA/IucC family C-terminal-domain containing protein, whose product is MDKAPKLEPEDAQGEGEARAAVAWFEAAFPEVACSLILNEDVRLPSAFWAEGSRDLETCLAYQDRFAAGMDDKVRAAHLIAFYSHQLSLAATAIYLCCGRVPHVTGLRFEHYVRPREAGAVDAGRFHFCMRLKEVSSSEPEDADRLFHDLFVAHLKPVIAHLKRRCGLSLRAQWRLAADGLAGAFLEVGRRRGTEAEAIAQALAIVKRAGSPLHSEALCYETIGVAAADGTDLSRTYRIRGGCCLYYRTDGGSYCDSCVLLDPEARRERLRAHLLGAACDRTG
- a CDS encoding glucoamylase family protein is translated as MLQSRSNTDIMRIDRLQRAAFGYFLRYSDAGTGLVADTSREGSPSSVAATGFGLACYPVAVERGWISRAEAARRVLTVLRFLAASRQASDRRATGYRGLYYHFLDMRTGERSWNCELSTMDSALLFAGMLTAAAYFAERRQVETEVRSLSERLFERADWAWALNRGDTLTMGWRPPGRFLRHRWRGYSEALLLYALALAAPRHAIAPENYDAFTAAHEWLSIGGAGHLHAGALFIHLFPHSWIDFRAIRDAAMRKAGSDYFENTRRAIAFQRSHAEENPGAFAGYCRDLWGFSACHAPKGRLRLRDGRWQRMLGYAARGAPFGADDGTLVPWAPLACLPFEPEASLGGLDHLLSRYPALLSDDRLPGGFNPSLPGEGPEGWVDDRVVGLDQGLVVMLIENWRSGLLWDITRSTPAFGCGLRRAGFEGGWLSAGGPQV